A part of Corynebacterium afermentans subsp. lipophilum genomic DNA contains:
- a CDS encoding helix-turn-helix domain-containing protein: MTATLSSSSAIVLSTEDTAAFEALQMPEDADIAVLDKDGNQVDLPERVQATVLAAIKALTESGEVAITRMPEQLTSTSAADVLGISRPTLMKWARAGRIDSFKVGTHTRFHRDDVLSLKSQLAREQDEALESLRSFELESFGPLAD, from the coding sequence ATGACTGCCACCCTATCTTCCTCAAGCGCCATTGTTCTGAGCACTGAAGATACGGCTGCATTCGAAGCCCTGCAGATGCCCGAGGACGCTGACATCGCAGTTCTTGACAAGGATGGCAACCAGGTCGACCTCCCCGAGCGTGTGCAAGCAACCGTACTTGCAGCGATTAAAGCTCTCACGGAGTCTGGCGAAGTCGCGATCACCCGAATGCCGGAACAGCTGACAAGCACTTCTGCCGCGGACGTGCTGGGAATCTCGCGACCGACCTTGATGAAGTGGGCAAGGGCCGGCAGGATCGACAGCTTTAAAGTCGGAACGCATACCCGTTTTCACCGAGACGACGTACTTTCCCTCAAAAGCCAACTAGCAAGAGAGCAGGATGAGGCTCTCGAAAGCCTCCGGTCATTTGAGCTTGAATCTTTCGGTCCACTAGCCGACTAA
- a CDS encoding PIN domain-containing protein produces MTQRVLVDANVLASRILTDWLFHLRKCNRGMFSILWTRDIQAEAIRAMRKRHPEWSGSAIERRFKMMEALIDDTVVAPDGDYGFSGADSGDFHVHAAAVAGNVHYILTNNRPDDFTSRPDEEQYEIVNSDDFFNLVADSNQPGFIDAVASQFEYYSRPGVVKDPLHVALQRAGCPSFADRVKLALGQIALQQ; encoded by the coding sequence GTGACACAACGGGTGCTCGTCGATGCCAATGTTTTGGCCAGTCGGATTCTGACAGACTGGCTCTTTCATTTACGCAAATGCAACCGTGGCATGTTTTCAATCCTGTGGACCCGCGACATCCAAGCTGAAGCGATACGCGCCATGCGTAAGAGGCATCCCGAGTGGTCCGGGTCTGCGATCGAGCGTCGATTCAAAATGATGGAGGCTCTTATCGACGACACGGTTGTCGCACCAGATGGCGACTACGGCTTCAGTGGAGCTGATTCGGGGGATTTCCACGTTCATGCGGCTGCAGTGGCGGGAAACGTGCATTACATCCTCACCAACAACCGGCCGGATGATTTCACCTCGCGCCCCGACGAGGAACAATACGAAATCGTCAATAGCGACGATTTCTTCAACCTCGTCGCCGACTCCAACCAACCAGGATTCATCGACGCGGTCGCGAGCCAATTTGAGTATTACTCGCGGCCGGGCGTCGTGAAAGACCCGCTCCATGTTGCACTGCAGCGTGCAGGGTGCCCCAGTTTCGCAGACCGGGTGAAGCTGGCGTTGGGGCAGATTGCCCTTCAGCAGTAG